The nucleotide sequence ggacgctggagtaaggagggaataactgagtatatctcaattgagcgaccaatcaccaaagcatcaatggaaaaacaacaagcacaggatgaccccatcaagaagaaaacacaggaatttctcccagaaatccctcaatctgaatactgggagtatcttgaaacatcagttaccaagatgcaagaagctatggaacaaataataaaagaacagaaggaacaaagtatcattctttgctatttgattaaagaacaggaggagcaagggcgcgacttaagggaattgaagcgccagaaattatctcttgaaggaccaagcaacCCGCAGACTAGAggaactgtgttcaagaatcaacatactgaactaggagaatcaataacactatctgaattctaagttcctatagatgccaatcactctgagcttcaatggataaagtgagatgccaaaactgttcagaagccaaaaagctactagtcccgctcatctaattagaatctgagcttcactcaaaaactctgagatattctTGCttattaaattatttgtattctattttatttatctagttgcttgaggacaagcaacagtttaagtttggtgttgtgatgagcggatattttatacgctttttggggttaatttcatatagtttttagtatattttagttagtttttagtttattctcattattttctaggcaaaattcatatttctggactttactatgagtttgtgtatttttctgtaatttcaggtattttctggctgaaattgagggagctgagcaaaaatctgatttaggctgaaaaaggactgctgatactgttagattctgacctccctgcactcaaagttgattttctggagctacagaactccaaatggcgcgcttccaattgcgttggaaagtagacatctagggctttccagaaatatataatagtctatactttgctcaaggatagatgacgtaaacgggcattcaacgccagttccatgctgctgtctggcatccaatgccagaaacaagttagaagttggagttcaacgccagaattggattcagaggtggcgttgaacgcccaaaacagccttatgcacgtgagaagctttagtctcaaccccagcatacaccaagtgggcccctgaagtggatttctgcaccgcctatcatagtttactcattttctgtaaacctaggttactagtttagtatttaaacaacttttagagatttattttggatctcatgacatttcagatctaaactttgtacctttttgacggcatgagtctctaaactccattgttgggggtgaggagctctgctgtgcctcgatgaattaatgccagtatttctgttttctattcaatcatgtttgttcctatctaagatattcatttgcaccttattatgatgaatgtgatgatccgtgacactcatcaccattctcaacctatgaacgtgttcctgacaaccacctccgttctacattagattgaatgagtatctcttagattccttaatcggaatctccgtggcataagctagaatccattggcagcgtccttgagaatccggaaagtctaaaccttgtctgtggtattcctagtaggattctgggattggatgaagatgaacatcttataacctataagagtggcatgacaagctctcaaatcgacttcttcttgttgaggagagtcgaccggaaattttgcattaactgtaaaattatcccgggagagagtttgacaacacaacatagggtgctcgtcatggattttcgcgttgagcaaaagttttggaaaagacatcatacgaagaacccaaggacaaggtggtggcggatgaaaggtgaggaacaaagaagcttcctaagacgggtaggagaagaggcaaagtgggatgggaatggaagcgcggaagagatgtggagggagatggcagaagttattagaagaaccgcaaaagaaagttttggtgaatctaaaggaataggaccaagagacaaggagtcctggtggtggaatgtgagtatacaagaaaagataaagataaaaggggaatgctttaaagagtggtctttatgccgcaatgcagataattggaaaaaatataaggcggataagaaagagacaaaagtggctgtaaatgaagcaagaacaagagcatatgagggtctctaccagtctttgggcacgaaagaaggagaaaaaggtatatatagaatcgcaaagagccgggaaagaagaacgagagatttggatcaggttaagtgcataaaggataaagatGGAGAGgtattggctcaagaggagaagattaatgaaaggtggaagagctacttctacgagttatttaatgagggacagaagactcttccgagccttggtcgattatgcacaagggaagaagatcaaaactttgactactatcgaaggattcgagacttcgaggtaaaagaggctctaaagcagatgaaaaatggcagggcagtaggacctgataatattccgattgaggtttggaagggtcttggagaaaaagacatcaactggttaaccatgctttttaatgagatgttaaggtcaaagaagatgcctgatgagtggagaaagagcacattggtacctatctacaagaataagggggatatacaaagttgcagaaactatagagggattaagcttatgagtcatactatgaagttatgggaaagggtgatgatagaacggaggttgagaaaagagacacaagtaacagagaaccaatttggatttatgccaggcagatctaccactgaagcgatatacctattaagaaggatgatggagaggtatcgtagtaataaaagggatctacatatggtgtttattgatttggaaaaagcgtatgatagggtaccaagggaggtcttatggaaggttttagaaaagaagagagtaaggatcgcatatattcgggtaattaaagacatgtatgatggggccacaactagtgtgaagactcaaggtggtgtgacagaggaattccctattggtataggattacaccagggatcatccttaagtccataccttttcacattagtcttggaagtactcacagagcatatccaagagcctgtgccatggtgcatgctttttgccgatgaaatcgtccttatgggagagttaagggaagacctaaataagaagttggagttatggagagaagctctagaagtgtatggtctgcgcataagccatagcaagacggaatatatggaatgtaagttcagtctgagaagggaaaaccccaatatagaggtgaagattggagaaaacatcctacgaaaagttaaaagttttaaatatCTTGGATGCATCATAcaaaataatggagagattgaacaggatgtaaatcataagatccaagcaggttgaagtcaggagggtggatgagatggaagatggacaaagggcgaaaggcagaggaagacctaagaagaccatccatgaggtggtcaaacgagatctacatgtaaacggtctctctatagacatgatacatgacagagcacaatggcgtcgtttgattcatgtagccgaccccacttagtgggacaaggctttgttgttgttgtatataattttttagataaattagatattttaatattattaatattaaaatgtaaattaatttttaattatttttattttttaattatataaagtatttaaaatatttttatttttaataaataatatatactatttttaaactcatttcaagaatacatattaaaaataaaattagacatGCTAACACGAATAGTATTTAGATATGTCCAACTGTGTctaaagaataatttttttactttttgttaAAATGCAATTAGACATAGAAGACACGTGTGTCAAACAAATATTGATAAGTGATAATAACTCAGCAAAATATCTATACTTTATACATAATAACTAATTGTTAAACTGCAATTCATTTTATAACATATAAATACTAGTAAATTTTAAATGGATACACAACAAACAAAAGGTTATCCACCAAAACGGAACAAATAAAAGGTTCATCgtattttcttctctcctttttaGCATTTCAAGATACAAAATTTGTGGACACCAAAAAAAGAAGATACATCATTTGTAAGAGTTTGACCTAAACATTAGAATTCAATCCAATATTTTCTTGTTTCACCCAAGAAAAACACCAACTCcttaaatgataaaaaaaaagcaGCATTTTCCGTTCCTTTCTTCCTATTCCTATTCCTATTTGGCCTAGTAGTGAACATTAAAGCTAACTTAGCCACATTATAAACAAACACGATGCTGACAATGGCATCAATATCAATCATCCTTAGCATCTAAATCAACATCTGCATCCGTCTCTCCGTCTATGATGCCGGCCTCAACTTCAGCATCAGCGTCCAATTGACCTGCTTCCTGGCCACCATCAGTGTCAGAACCCTGCTTCTGAAGTTCTTCCGGTGTCGGGGTTTCCCCCCGTGCGCCAGGGATGGAAGCAGCATCAAATTCCATAGGTGTCGCTGTCATATCAGTTCTAATTCCTTCCACATCTACCTCCGTTGCATGTGTAGACATCTATTTCAGAGGAAAATgaaaatagattaaaaaaataacaacatTCAGCATGATGTATCAGGATTTCCTATTCAGATCTTAAATCACTTGATCGAATGCTGTTTTAGCATGTTATACATTGAGCAATTATATGTCTACTGGAGGCACACCAAGGATAGAACCTTAGACCAgttttctttttataaaaaaaatatagaaatcaattgattacatgaccATACTCACACATGTTTCAACTTGTTTAATGAAACTTCATTTAATGTTGTGAGGTGAGAAATTCGTAAGCTTAAAGAATATCTAAGCATTCATATCTGACATCCGGATTGAATTTTTTGCTCAAGCTTAAATAATTTTGTTACCTAGATGTGGGGAATGAAGCATAAATCACAAATCACAATGGGGATTTCAAAGGACATGCTAGTGAATGCAACCAGAAATAGTGCTGAACTCTGGCTATAGTAAAATTTCTCTCTCTTTAAGCAGAGGTAACTAGACAAAATGGAAAGCTGGATCTGAATCAAAGAACCTGATTTTCATCAACTTGATGAGCTGTGCCTTTTGCTTCTTCCTTTTTGCTACGTTTTCCTCTCTCATTCGGTTTAGCTTGATATTTAGATCGAACATCAGGTGGCAAAAGTTCCAGTGGTACAACCCCTTCAACGCCATGGTCGGTAAACTGTAATTATAATCAACATAATTTTCATCAAACCTAAAAGGGTAGCATACAATATATTGCAGATTTACAAGTAGAAAATATTCATCTGACCTTGGAAAAACCCTCCAAATCCTGTCGTGCTGAAAGCCGTAGACCCTTCCAACAATAAACCTGGATTGAAGAAAAAGAATAGCAATTTCTAAGATACAACTAAGACTGAATACCAGCTATCAAGAGAACAAACTTGCACCCACAAAATATGGAGGGATTCCTGTTGGTTTAAGTCCGTTAGAAGTTGTGAAAAATACAATATATCATGGTTACATCTTGGAATATCATAGAATATTTTAAGAAATTTCTTGGAAGTAGTTTTTATTGTCAAGAGATTGGGAAGCATTGTGTTAGGAACCCAACCAATTAGAAATATGGGACTTAATTATAATTTAGTGCATCACTAGGTTGGGAGGGTTTGTAACTAACTCTGCCTTGCTGGCAGAGTAGCAAAATGAAGAGGATATATAAGGAGGTGGGAGAGGTAGTAAGGGACTGAGGGGACTATCTCAAATACTCACGATCTATTTCTCATAGTTGATACAATTCTTATGGAGAAGGTTCGCATCGCACTGATTCAGTCTCAATCCTATAAGTATTATCttgtattattatttattactGTTCTATTCCCATCCATGATAAGAGTTCCTTGCACATGCTACATTATGGATTCTAGCCTTAAGAGTTTATTTTCCAAGTTTTTTAGATAACTTGTCCTTTCCTttgtttctccaaaataaaatttcttcacaTCTAAATGAAGTCTTAGGCAGTCCATTACCCGGTTATTCTTGTGGTGATATTCAGCTTCTATTCCGGCAGAAGGATCCATCTGTAATTTCAAAATGCAAAGAATCAATTTTGATATTTAAGAAAAGGGGAAAAGCTCTAGCCCATAACTGCAAAAACCATATAACCACCCCACTGCAGCTCAGAAATAAAATCTTACATCTTCAGCCAAGGGTTTCCAATAATCCATAATTGAAGGTGTTTGAACACGCTGAGGATTGGTTAAAGCATTCTGGAAAGTCAAGAACTTACGTAAATGGAGAACTATAGAAAGACAATCCACATTATGAATAACACacattgaaaatgaaaatatgtaaTTTAAGCAGTTAAATGAAAATTCAAGCTTAGAATAGCATCAGTGCAATGATGTGAAAGAATTGGTCTGAGCAATGCTTTGGTAAATGATTCATTGAAGATGTGTACATGCAACAACATAGAAGGAAATACAAGTTTCAACCATTTTCACTTCTCTCTTGGTTCTCTATGTTTGAATTTTCTCaacctcttcttttttttcattttgtcaAACTAAATAGCTACCACGTCACTTAGATGGAGAAGCATAGAATGTGATGCCAATAGGACTTCAGCCAACACAATACAAAAACTTATTAACATACCGGATTTTGATCTGCCCACTTCCACAATTGGGAGAGTTCTTTGTTACCCAATCTCCATCTAGGCTTACTGTAAACAAAGGAGAGCAACTcaatcaaaaaatagaaaataaataaaatgaacaaGGTGAAAAGAGCAAATACTCATTGtagaaaacaacaacaaagcctaaTCCCATTAGGTGAGGTCAGCTACATGGATCAGACAACACCATTGAGTTCTattatgtatcatgtctacagtgGAACTGTTTATACGTAGATCTTCTGTGTTATTTTCCTATAGGATCAACCCATTTCTAGTCCTATAATCCAAATGTAAAACAACTAAAGATTGGCAACATGACTATCATACCGCTTCTTGGTCCCATCTTGTATTGCTTTCTTTTCGGTCGGTTGTTTTTCATATGGCAGGCAGCCATCGCGTTTCCACCACACCTAACGGTAAAAGGTATAGAATGGTATCATGTCTCATTATATATTAAAAAGTGGATAATCACCTGATTCTGCATGTCGCATTAAATTGCATGTGCAAGAAAGCATAAGACGGAAGACTTTAAGGAGGATCCTCACCCAATTCTTTTCCCGTTCCAATATATGCTCAATTTTGTGAAGAAATTCCTTTCCTTTGGGTGGAGTCAGTTCAAGAAGTCTTTTAACACGCGCCTCACATGATGAAATCTCATCTTtctgaaataaaaaagaaaatatgcagGATACTTTTGTCATAAAAGGAACTCCTGAGATGAATAGCCAGTTACCTAGTC is from Arachis ipaensis cultivar K30076 chromosome B01, Araip1.1, whole genome shotgun sequence and encodes:
- the LOC107630030 gene encoding THO complex subunit 1 isoform X2, which translates into the protein MEVFKRAIMQPGPPEHFALLTVQEVIKPQKQTKLAQDENQLLENILRMLLQEYVSSAVQSGEKIMHFGQSIDATETSQGLIPRLLDIVLYLCEKEHIEGGMIFSLLEDLTEMSTMKNCKDIFGYIESKQDILGKQELFARGKLVMLRTCNQLLRRLSKEYFSNPTITHAPSKWQKFASSLSVVLNTFEAQPLSDEEGDANNLEEEAVNFSIKYLTSSKLMGLELKDPSFRRHVLVQCLILFDYLKAPGKGDKDLPSESMKDEISSCEARVKRLLELTPPKGKEFLHKIEHILEREKNWVWWKRDGCLPYEKQPTEKKAIQDGTKKRKPRWRLGNKELSQLWKWADQNPNALTNPQRVQTPSIMDYWKPLAEDMDPSAGIEAEYHHKNNRVYCWKGLRLSARQDLEGFSKFTDHGVEGVVPLELLPPDVRSKYQAKPNERGKRSKKEEAKGTAHQVDENQMSTHATEVDVEGIRTDMTATPMEFDAASIPGARGETPTPEELQKQGSDTDGGQEAGQLDADAEVEAGIIDGETDADVDLDAKDD